In Mytilus trossulus isolate FHL-02 chromosome 6, PNRI_Mtr1.1.1.hap1, whole genome shotgun sequence, a single window of DNA contains:
- the LOC134723258 gene encoding uncharacterized protein LOC134723258: MEILHTWICFGLLGFIQSLLLNRNICDDIMYVDCKTEALPGNKLYRDNNRNIYDNFCTYSQAKCRDSSIDLEAVCTCVHPMIQSPVTPVSQIRSSQKFFTTMAAASSHLVSSTVKPTMGPLTVKPTMGPLTVKSTMSPLTVKSTMGPLTVKSTMDPLTVKSTVVPLTVKSTMGPTTVKPTVGPLTVKSTMGPVTVKPTMDPLTVKPTKGPLTVKSTMGLLTVQSTMGPLTVKSTMGTTTVKPTMGPLTVKSTMGPTTVKLTMGPPTQSVTTPDAIISVFCQNSGVINCSSDQEHMCGSDNTTYKNRCEFTKAQCVNPNLSIVREGDC, encoded by the exons ATGGAGATTCTACACACATGGATATGTTTCG gaCTACTTGGGTTTATTCAATCATTGCTGTTGAATCGTAATATTTGTGATGATATCATGTATGTAGACTGTAAGACAGAAGCCTTACCAGGAAATAAACTATATCGAGATAACAATAGAAACATCTACGACAACTT ttGTACATACAGTCAAGCAAAGTGTAGAGACAGTTCTATTGATCTAGAGGCAGTTTGTACTTGTGTTCATCCTATGATTCAATCTCCAGTTACTCCTGTATCCCAGATAAGATCGTCACAAAAGTTTTTTACGACTATGGCTGCCGCTTCGTCACATTTAGTATCATCAACAGTAAAACCTACAATGGGTCCACTAACAGTTAAGCCAACAATGGGTCCACTAACAGTTAAATCAACAATGAGTCCACTAACAGTTAAATCAACAATGGGTCCACTAACAGTTAAATCAACAATGGATCCATTAACAGTGAAATCAACAGTGGTTCCACTTACAGTGAAATCAACAATGGGTCCAACAACAGTTAAGCCAACAGTGGGTCCACTAACAGTTAAATCAACAATGGGTCCAGTAACAGTGAAACCAACAATGGATCCACTAACAGTTAAACCAacaaagggtccactaacagtGAAATCAACAATGGGTCTTCTAACAGTGCAATCAACAATGGGTCCATTAACAGTGAAATCAACAATGGGCACAACAACTGTTAAGCCAACAATGGGTCCACTAACAGTGAAATCAACAATGGGTCCAACAACAGTTAAACTAACCATGGGTCCTCCAACTCAAAGTGTAACAACACCGGATGcgataatttctgtattttgcCAAAATAGTGGTGTCATTAATTGTTCAAGCGACCAGGAACATATGTGTGGATCTGATAACACAACGTACAAAAACAG atGCGAGTTTACCAAGGCTCAGTGTGTCAATCCGAATCTTTCGATCGTTCGGGAAGGAGATTGTTGA